One genomic segment of Methanolinea mesophila includes these proteins:
- a CDS encoding DUF6653 family protein encodes MHVTLEQNISSLFRMDEEAWARHTNPWSVWTRNTVLPLLILAIWSRVWLGWWALIPVAGALLWTWINPRLFSKPESTENWASRAVLGERVWAKRDTDPVPEYHRRVPNILSAVSGIGFVFVIWGICALEIWPTLFGAAVVYLGKMWFLDRMVWLYLDVKGAGGPVSRDVP; translated from the coding sequence ATGCACGTGACTCTGGAGCAGAACATTTCCTCATTATTCCGGATGGACGAAGAGGCATGGGCAAGGCATACGAACCCGTGGAGTGTATGGACCCGGAACACGGTGTTGCCGCTCCTGATACTCGCGATCTGGAGCCGGGTCTGGCTGGGGTGGTGGGCACTTATCCCGGTCGCCGGGGCGCTGCTCTGGACCTGGATCAACCCGAGACTCTTCTCAAAACCGGAATCGACCGAAAACTGGGCGTCGCGAGCGGTGCTCGGCGAAAGGGTCTGGGCAAAGAGGGATACGGACCCCGTACCGGAATATCACCGAAGAGTGCCGAATATACTCTCCGCGGTCTCGGGGATTGGGTTTGTGTTCGTTATCTGGGGTATCTGCGCACTCGAGATATGGCCGACACTCTTTGGTGCAGCGGTAGTGTACCTCGGGAAGATGTGGTTCCTGGACCGGATGGTATGGCTGTACCTCGATGTGAAAGGTGCAGGAGGACCCGTCTCCCGGGACGTTCCCTGA
- a CDS encoding flavodoxin domain-containing protein produces the protein MTARILVAYATKKGSTAEIAGAIGKELQSLGHEVTVKEMKEVMALEKYDGIVLGAPVYMGKMIGIGKFVKRFRERLAAKPVAVFAVGTAPVSHDQKQIDDETRLPSASVAPQQPASTALFAGVVDPEKFGFFMRKMVGAEKSMVGDFRDWEAIAAWARDLPGKMGL, from the coding sequence ATGACGGCGAGAATCCTGGTCGCATACGCGACGAAAAAGGGCTCAACGGCGGAGATTGCCGGGGCGATCGGAAAAGAACTTCAATCCCTTGGTCACGAAGTCACCGTGAAGGAGATGAAAGAGGTGATGGCGCTCGAGAAATACGACGGGATTGTGCTTGGGGCGCCGGTCTACATGGGTAAGATGATCGGGATCGGGAAGTTCGTAAAGAGGTTTCGCGAGAGACTTGCGGCAAAACCGGTGGCAGTTTTCGCGGTCGGGACCGCCCCGGTCTCTCACGATCAGAAACAGATCGACGACGAGACGAGGCTGCCCTCGGCGTCGGTCGCACCACAACAGCCCGCATCAACAGCCCTCTTCGCCGGCGTTGTCGATCCCGAGAAGTTCGGGTTTTTCATGAGGAAGATGGTCGGGGCGGAGAAATCCATGGTCGGCGATTTCCGCGACTGGGAAGCCATCGCGGCATGGGCCAGGGACCTGCCGGGAAAAATGGGGTTGTAA